A genomic window from Bordetella genomosp. 9 includes:
- a CDS encoding FecR domain-containing protein, producing the protein MPFSCTPAESALPDDRRVLPGRAAVRAAPMACGQAISEATADAAAEWLTVMMSGEATESERQRWQQWRQADPEHELAWQHIETVTRRLGLMQPGAAYRALSPYAGPAAPRRRKAMRMLLWGGALGTGTLLASRTQAWRQATADYRSGVGEQREVVLSDDTRILLDTDSAIDVRFDARRRLVRLVAGEAMIVTGHAPVDGAPDGRPFIVQTEEGRIRALGTRFLARQDEGITLVAVIESAVEVSPDAAAAAPRIVRAGERAIFSRNAIDGVSALRDADVAWTRGQIVAEDMRLDDFLAKLGRYRPGFLRCDARAADLRVSGVFPLADTDRILDMLAKVLPVQVHRRTRYWVTIEALA; encoded by the coding sequence ATGCCTTTTTCCTGTACGCCCGCCGAATCCGCGCTACCGGACGACAGGCGCGTCCTGCCGGGCCGGGCCGCCGTCCGCGCGGCGCCCATGGCCTGCGGCCAGGCGATCAGCGAGGCCACCGCCGACGCCGCGGCCGAGTGGCTGACGGTGATGATGTCGGGCGAAGCGACGGAAAGCGAACGCCAGCGCTGGCAGCAATGGCGCCAGGCCGATCCCGAACACGAACTGGCCTGGCAGCACATCGAGACCGTCACCCGCCGGCTGGGGCTCATGCAACCGGGCGCGGCCTATCGGGCACTGTCGCCCTACGCGGGGCCGGCGGCGCCCCGGCGCCGCAAGGCCATGCGCATGCTGCTGTGGGGCGGCGCGCTGGGAACGGGCACCCTGCTCGCTTCGCGCACACAGGCATGGCGGCAGGCAACCGCCGACTATCGCAGCGGCGTCGGCGAACAGCGCGAGGTCGTGCTGAGCGACGACACGCGCATCCTGCTCGATACCGACAGCGCCATCGACGTGCGCTTCGATGCGCGGCGCCGTCTGGTGCGCCTGGTCGCCGGCGAGGCCATGATCGTCACCGGCCATGCGCCGGTGGACGGCGCCCCGGACGGCCGGCCTTTCATCGTGCAGACCGAGGAAGGCCGCATCCGCGCGCTCGGCACGCGCTTCCTGGCGCGGCAGGATGAAGGGATCACCCTGGTCGCCGTGATCGAAAGCGCGGTCGAAGTCAGCCCGGACGCAGCGGCCGCCGCGCCACGCATCGTGCGCGCGGGCGAGCGCGCCATCTTCAGCCGGAACGCCATCGACGGCGTATCGGCGCTGCGCGATGCCGACGTCGCCTGGACGCGTGGCCAGATCGTCGCGGAAGACATGCGGCTCGACGATTTCCTGGCGAAGCTGGGCCGCTACCGTCCCGGCTTCCTGCGCTGCGACGCACGCGCGGCCGATCTGCGGGTATCGGGCGTGTTCCCGCTGGCGGACACGGACCGCATCCTGGACATGCTGGCGAAGGTGCTGCCCGTCCAGGTGCACCGGCGCACCCGCTATTGGGTGACCATCGAAGCACTCGCCTGA
- a CDS encoding sigma-70 family RNA polymerase sigma factor has translation MSTAEASTRDDLHTLYSDHHGWLFGWLRKKVGNSFDAADLAQDTFVSVMAAGAARTIREPRPFLVTVARRLVAHRHRRQLLETSYLQMLAAMPEELAPSPEARLLALEALQQMDAVLDGLPPKVREAFLLAHFEELSYADIARRLGVSASSIKQYLTRANRQCLFALAF, from the coding sequence ATGTCGACCGCCGAAGCCTCCACCCGTGACGACCTGCACACGCTGTACAGCGACCACCATGGTTGGCTGTTCGGATGGCTGCGCAAAAAGGTGGGCAACAGCTTCGACGCGGCCGACCTGGCGCAGGACACCTTCGTCAGCGTCATGGCCGCGGGCGCGGCGCGGACGATACGCGAGCCCCGCCCTTTCCTGGTGACGGTCGCGCGCCGGCTCGTGGCGCATCGCCACCGCCGCCAGTTGCTGGAAACCAGCTATCTGCAAATGCTGGCCGCCATGCCGGAGGAACTTGCGCCCTCGCCTGAAGCCAGGCTGCTGGCGCTGGAGGCCCTGCAGCAGATGGACGCCGTGCTCGACGGCCTCCCGCCCAAGGTGCGGGAGGCTTTCCTGCTGGCCCACTTCGAGGAATTGAGCTATGCCGACATCGCGCGGCGCCTGGGCGTATCGGCCAGCTCGATCAAGCAGTACCTGACGCGCGCGAACCGGCAATGCCTGTTCGCCCTGGCGTTCTGA
- a CDS encoding LysR substrate-binding domain-containing protein has product MSRRDLLPPLNPARAFEAAGRLLSISRAADELSVTPAAVSRQVRLLEAYLGTPLFNRVRGALELTPAGARYLSELMPLFANLRSATAAVTRKRDSGGTLRIRSPATFAVRWLIPRLAGFHRSNPQVDVQVTTSSRPLDFQREEIDAGIELGDGVWPGVHTLRLMPNVLVPVAAPALRLNEKTRLDRQTLLHSLARPDDWSLWLRAAGRTLVDSSRGMKYETSLLAYQAALEGHGIAIAQKALVDKELAEGSLVAPFAFVLDRGHYTYYLAWPAGRAQPAALRAFRDWLAATVRREELPGAAQAPAADSRKAG; this is encoded by the coding sequence ATGTCCCGCCGCGACCTGCTACCTCCGCTGAATCCCGCCCGTGCGTTCGAGGCGGCCGGCCGGCTTCTCAGTATTTCGCGCGCCGCCGACGAGCTCAGCGTCACGCCCGCCGCGGTGAGCCGGCAGGTGCGCCTGCTGGAGGCGTACCTGGGGACGCCGCTGTTCAACCGCGTGCGGGGCGCGCTGGAGCTGACCCCCGCGGGCGCGCGCTACCTGTCCGAATTGATGCCCCTGTTCGCGAACTTGCGCAGCGCGACCGCCGCGGTCACCCGCAAGCGCGACAGCGGGGGCACCTTGCGCATACGTTCCCCCGCCACCTTCGCGGTGCGCTGGCTTATCCCTCGCCTGGCTGGCTTCCATCGGTCGAATCCCCAGGTCGACGTGCAGGTGACGACTTCGTCGCGGCCACTGGATTTCCAGCGGGAGGAGATCGACGCCGGGATCGAGCTGGGCGACGGCGTGTGGCCTGGCGTCCACACCTTGCGGCTGATGCCCAATGTGCTGGTGCCTGTCGCCGCGCCCGCGCTGCGGCTGAACGAAAAGACGCGCCTGGACAGGCAGACGCTTCTGCACTCGCTGGCGCGGCCGGACGACTGGTCCCTGTGGCTGCGGGCCGCGGGGCGGACGCTGGTCGATTCCTCGCGCGGGATGAAGTACGAAACGTCGCTGCTGGCGTATCAGGCCGCCCTTGAAGGCCATGGCATCGCCATTGCCCAGAAAGCCCTGGTCGATAAGGAGCTGGCGGAAGGTTCGCTGGTCGCGCCGTTCGCGTTTGTGCTGGACCGAGGCCACTACACCTATTACCTTGCCTGGCCGGCGGGCAGGGCGCAGCCGGCCGCCTTGCGTGCCTTTCGCGACTGGCTCGCCGCGACGGTGCGGCGGGAAGAGCTGCCCGGCGCCGCCCAAGCGCCTGCCGCTGACAGCAGAAAGGCCGGTTGA
- a CDS encoding CaiB/BaiF CoA transferase family protein: MFRSSLRGVRVIDFSHVLAGPVATMMLADLGADVIKVEAPQGEMGRRLGPPWINGVSAIHLSVNRNKRGIAMDLKSPSGREAALRLIRGAHVVVENFRPGVMRQLGLDYETVSAANPGLVYCSISAYGQTSPFRTRPGVDGIMQAASGLMSTMGTDGGDPVKVAAPVADMAGGYFAAISILAAYIAARQSGQGERLDISLYNAAIMLQQTNYASYFAAGMDPRKMGSAAPYAAPNEAYPTRDGWIMVAAYQPDRWRALCALLDAPGLEQDPRFATNESRVAHRSDLRQALAARFLTRDTAQWQRLLLEADILCAPIARYGEVVASDEYAASGIDSMVTHPVAGVVRLPGFVPGPAHANLGTARDRAAPLIGEHAAEILREIGYDEADIAAFDTAFRTAEAP; the protein is encoded by the coding sequence ATGTTCAGGAGTAGCTTGAGGGGCGTGCGGGTCATCGATTTCTCGCACGTCCTGGCCGGTCCGGTCGCGACCATGATGCTGGCGGACCTGGGGGCCGACGTCATCAAGGTGGAGGCGCCGCAGGGGGAGATGGGCCGGCGGCTGGGGCCGCCCTGGATCAATGGCGTAAGCGCCATTCATCTGAGCGTGAACCGCAACAAGCGTGGCATCGCCATGGACTTGAAATCGCCGAGTGGCCGCGAGGCCGCGTTGCGCTTGATACGGGGCGCGCACGTGGTGGTGGAGAATTTCCGCCCCGGCGTCATGCGCCAGCTGGGCCTGGATTATGAAACCGTGTCGGCGGCGAACCCGGGATTGGTGTATTGCTCCATCTCGGCCTATGGGCAGACCAGCCCTTTCCGAACCCGGCCTGGCGTGGACGGCATCATGCAGGCCGCCAGCGGCCTGATGAGCACCATGGGGACGGACGGCGGTGATCCGGTGAAGGTCGCCGCGCCTGTCGCGGACATGGCGGGCGGATATTTCGCCGCCATTTCCATCCTGGCCGCCTATATCGCCGCCCGGCAGAGCGGACAGGGCGAGCGGCTGGACATCAGCCTGTACAACGCGGCCATCATGTTGCAGCAGACGAACTATGCCTCGTATTTCGCGGCGGGCATGGATCCGCGCAAGATGGGTAGCGCGGCGCCATATGCCGCGCCGAACGAGGCGTATCCCACCCGTGACGGCTGGATCATGGTCGCCGCGTACCAACCCGACCGCTGGCGCGCGCTGTGCGCACTGCTGGATGCGCCGGGCCTGGAGCAGGACCCGCGCTTCGCCACCAACGAAAGCCGGGTGGCGCACCGGAGCGACCTGCGGCAGGCGCTGGCCGCGCGTTTCCTGACCCGCGATACCGCGCAGTGGCAGCGCCTGCTGCTTGAAGCCGACATTCTGTGCGCCCCCATCGCGCGCTATGGCGAAGTCGTTGCCTCCGACGAATACGCGGCCAGTGGCATCGACTCGATGGTGACGCATCCGGTGGCCGGCGTGGTGCGCCTGCCCGGTTTCGTGCCGGGGCCCGCGCACGCCAACCTGGGAACAGCACGCGACAGAGCCGCTCCGTTGATCGGAGAACACGCTGCGGAGATCCTGCGTGAGATCGGCTATGACGAGGCCGATATCGCAGCTTTCGACACCGCTTTCAGAACCGCGGAGGCACCGTGA
- a CDS encoding enoyl-CoA hydratase-related protein, whose amino-acid sequence MHTPDFSKTPRAGEGLVQRQVIDRVLVLTMNDPATGNAVSVAMAEALAQAVEEADRLEDVHCLVIRSSGTHFCTGGNIKDMRDGADLMQGSVADVQARLRTSLHRVTHAFQALRIPSIAAINGAAVGAGCDLALMCDLRIASTNATLAESFLRLGLVSGIGGAWFLTRLVGRSKALELTLTSEFIDAAAALALGLVTRVVEPDRLDMAVLEMASRIAANPPQALRMAKRLVLDAADHPLPIALEQAAALQAILLCGEEHKGVVARFLETRAARKREANCASD is encoded by the coding sequence ATGCATACGCCCGACTTTTCCAAGACGCCGCGCGCTGGCGAGGGCCTGGTCCAGCGACAGGTCATCGACCGGGTACTGGTCCTGACCATGAATGATCCCGCCACTGGCAACGCGGTGTCGGTGGCCATGGCCGAAGCGCTTGCGCAGGCGGTGGAAGAGGCTGACCGGTTGGAGGACGTCCACTGCCTGGTGATCCGCTCATCAGGGACGCATTTCTGCACAGGCGGCAACATCAAGGACATGCGTGACGGCGCGGACTTGATGCAGGGCTCCGTCGCGGACGTGCAGGCGCGCCTGAGAACCAGCCTGCATCGTGTCACGCACGCCTTTCAGGCGCTGCGGATTCCCTCCATCGCCGCCATCAACGGGGCGGCGGTCGGCGCCGGGTGCGACCTCGCGTTGATGTGCGATCTGCGCATCGCCAGCACGAATGCGACCCTTGCCGAGAGTTTTCTGCGCCTGGGACTGGTGTCCGGCATCGGCGGCGCCTGGTTCCTGACCCGCCTGGTCGGCCGGAGCAAGGCTCTGGAGCTGACGCTGACCAGCGAATTCATCGACGCGGCGGCGGCATTGGCCCTGGGACTGGTGACGCGCGTCGTCGAGCCCGACCGTCTGGACATGGCGGTCCTGGAGATGGCGAGCCGGATCGCGGCCAATCCGCCGCAGGCGCTGCGCATGGCCAAGCGCCTGGTGCTGGACGCCGCGGACCATCCGTTGCCCATCGCGCTGGAGCAAGCCGCCGCGTTGCAGGCCATCCTGCTGTGCGGCGAAGAACACAAAGGCGTGGTGGCGCGCTTCCTGGAGACCAGGGCGGCGCGCAAGCGGGAGGCGAACTGCGCATCGGACTGA
- a CDS encoding Bug family tripartite tricarboxylate transporter substrate binding protein, which yields MTMRSPCEKGLSRVLLACIVLAAALAGAPSRAAEYPAKPVTFVVPFGAGSATDQLARALSASITEQTGQPVIVENRAGASGMIAAQHVARAAPDGYSVLITTNTTQAANPFLFKRLPYDPAKDYAPVTLLGRGGQVLVVRADTSYRTVNDLLEQARKAPGKLSFGSGNSSSRMAGEMLKQLSHTDIVWVGYNSNPAALNDLLGGHIDMMVIDTVTGMAHIQSGRLRALGASTARRLPQLPDLPTLDEAGIKGYDMGYWFAAYLPAGTPAAIVERLRALLINATRSEHARSFFANSATEPWTSTPEELVRFQASELEKWGKVVKAAGIQPE from the coding sequence ATGACTATGAGATCGCCTTGCGAGAAAGGCCTGTCGCGCGTACTGCTGGCCTGCATCGTGTTAGCCGCCGCGCTTGCGGGCGCGCCATCGCGCGCCGCGGAGTATCCCGCCAAGCCCGTCACCTTCGTGGTGCCCTTCGGCGCGGGCAGCGCCACCGACCAATTGGCGCGGGCGCTGTCGGCGTCGATCACGGAGCAGACCGGCCAGCCGGTGATCGTGGAAAACCGGGCCGGCGCCAGCGGCATGATCGCGGCCCAGCACGTGGCCCGCGCCGCGCCGGACGGCTACTCGGTATTGATCACCACCAATACGACGCAGGCGGCGAATCCCTTCCTGTTCAAGCGGCTGCCCTATGATCCTGCCAAGGACTACGCCCCGGTGACATTGTTGGGGCGGGGCGGGCAGGTGTTGGTCGTGCGCGCGGATACGTCCTATCGCACCGTGAACGACCTGCTCGAACAGGCCAGGAAAGCGCCTGGCAAGCTCAGCTTCGGCAGCGGCAATTCATCCAGCCGGATGGCGGGAGAGATGCTCAAGCAGTTGAGCCATACCGACATCGTATGGGTGGGCTACAACAGCAATCCGGCTGCGCTGAACGATCTGCTGGGCGGCCATATCGACATGATGGTGATCGACACGGTGACCGGCATGGCGCACATCCAATCCGGCAGGCTGCGTGCGCTGGGCGCTTCCACGGCCCGGCGCCTGCCGCAGCTTCCGGATCTGCCTACGCTGGACGAGGCGGGCATCAAGGGCTACGACATGGGCTATTGGTTCGCCGCCTATCTACCCGCCGGCACGCCGGCCGCGATCGTGGAGCGCCTGCGCGCGTTGTTGATCAATGCCACCCGGAGCGAGCATGCCCGGAGCTTCTTCGCCAACTCCGCCACCGAACCCTGGACGTCCACCCCCGAGGAACTGGTCAGGTTCCAGGCCAGCGAACTTGAGAAGTGGGGCAAGGTGGTCAAAGCGGCCGGGATACAGCCGGAGTAA
- a CDS encoding cupin domain-containing protein — protein MANPDIGKPRRPMEGDTVFRTITGFEGNNGRASSGIWESTAGKFRSDTTGYIEFGYILEGECRVVDPDGTVHHLKVGDPFVMPEGYKGHWEVDDFVKKVWFVTLTS, from the coding sequence ATGGCCAACCCCGACATCGGCAAGCCGCGCCGTCCGATGGAAGGCGACACGGTCTTCCGCACCATCACCGGCTTCGAGGGCAACAACGGCCGGGCGTCGTCCGGCATCTGGGAAAGCACGGCCGGCAAGTTCCGCTCCGACACCACGGGCTATATCGAGTTCGGCTATATCCTGGAAGGCGAGTGCCGTGTCGTCGATCCCGACGGTACGGTGCATCACCTGAAGGTGGGCGATCCCTTCGTGATGCCGGAAGGCTACAAAGGGCACTGGGAAGTGGACGATTTCGTGAAGAAGGTCTGGTTCGTCACCCTGACGAGCTGA
- a CDS encoding ABC transporter permease — MKITLPRPGNPRAARRAALGLLGLAVLWELCARAFALPDYVLPRFTRILAAIVDQHALLLAAARMTVMEAVCGFLLGAAAGILLAIILTMLPRARGVVLPLATALNSVPVVAYAPLILLWFGMGPESKIVMVALAVGFTVFLHALAGLDRVDQRAVDLMRSFGADRAAILWRLRLPAAIPLTAAGMRVSTVRAMIVAIVTEMLGATGGLGWTIFQAVLQIDFVQVWSAIFVASAASLLFFGLVNLLEKRYIFWK, encoded by the coding sequence ATGAAGATCACGCTGCCCAGGCCCGGCAACCCCCGGGCAGCCCGGCGCGCCGCGCTCGGGCTGCTGGGCCTGGCCGTACTCTGGGAGCTGTGCGCGCGCGCGTTCGCGCTGCCCGACTACGTGCTGCCGCGCTTCACCCGCATACTGGCCGCCATCGTGGACCAGCACGCGCTATTGCTGGCCGCGGCGCGCATGACGGTGATGGAAGCGGTGTGCGGCTTCCTGCTCGGCGCCGCCGCGGGCATCCTGTTGGCCATCATCCTGACCATGCTGCCACGGGCGCGCGGCGTCGTGCTGCCGCTGGCCACCGCGCTCAACTCGGTACCGGTCGTGGCCTATGCCCCGCTCATCCTGCTCTGGTTCGGCATGGGCCCGGAATCCAAGATCGTCATGGTGGCCCTGGCGGTGGGATTCACGGTGTTCCTGCATGCCCTGGCGGGGCTGGACCGCGTGGACCAGCGCGCGGTCGACCTGATGCGCAGCTTCGGCGCGGATCGTGCCGCGATCCTCTGGCGGCTGCGGCTGCCCGCGGCCATTCCGCTGACCGCGGCCGGCATGCGGGTGTCCACCGTACGCGCCATGATCGTGGCCATCGTGACGGAAATGCTGGGCGCGACCGGCGGGCTGGGATGGACCATCTTCCAGGCCGTACTGCAGATCGACTTCGTCCAGGTCTGGTCGGCGATCTTCGTCGCTTCCGCGGCGAGCCTGTTGTTCTTCGGCTTGGTCAATCTGCTGGAAAAGCGCTACATCTTCTGGAAGTAG
- a CDS encoding ABC transporter permease yields MTAGRPRAGSAAAVLLRGAAAVVAVGVLWEAAVRAGGIKPYYLPSLSSILQAIAALPETYAASFLRTLSETVLGYAAGAVVGVVNGVLFHRMRLLRELVFPLFVISQTIPVIAFGAVVVLWFGNTILAKALIAFYLTFFPVTVNTLQGLEAVDRRQVDLLRSFGATPLQLLLRLQLPAALPQIFVALRLACTLSLLGAIAGEWFGDTIGLGVLLLQAMYNEQFVSLWAAILMAGLLGTSFYGLVAWAERKVVFWRAEL; encoded by the coding sequence ATGACGGCGGGCCGGCCGCGTGCCGGCTCGGCGGCTGCCGTGCTGCTGCGCGGCGCGGCCGCCGTGGTCGCCGTGGGCGTGCTGTGGGAGGCCGCCGTGCGCGCGGGCGGCATCAAGCCCTACTACCTGCCCAGCCTGTCATCCATCCTGCAGGCCATCGCCGCCCTGCCCGAGACCTATGCGGCGAGCTTCCTGCGCACCTTGTCCGAGACCGTGCTGGGCTACGCCGCGGGCGCCGTCGTCGGCGTGGTCAACGGCGTGCTGTTCCATCGCATGCGGCTGCTGCGCGAGCTGGTGTTCCCGCTTTTCGTCATCTCGCAGACCATACCGGTGATCGCCTTCGGCGCGGTGGTCGTGCTGTGGTTCGGCAACACCATCCTGGCCAAGGCCCTGATCGCCTTCTACCTGACGTTCTTTCCCGTCACGGTGAACACGCTGCAGGGGCTCGAGGCCGTCGACCGGCGCCAGGTGGACCTGCTGCGCAGCTTTGGCGCGACACCGCTCCAGTTGCTGCTGCGCCTGCAACTGCCCGCCGCGCTGCCGCAGATTTTCGTGGCGCTGCGGCTGGCCTGCACGCTCAGCCTGCTGGGCGCCATTGCGGGCGAATGGTTCGGCGACACCATCGGCCTGGGCGTGCTGCTGCTGCAGGCCATGTACAACGAGCAGTTCGTCTCCTTGTGGGCGGCCATCCTGATGGCCGGCCTGCTGGGCACGTCCTTCTACGGGCTGGTCGCCTGGGCGGAGCGCAAGGTCGTTTTCTGGAGGGCCGAACTATGA
- a CDS encoding ABC transporter substrate-binding protein, with translation MKTKRLFTLLAWAATFGLAAPALAAPAAKEPVKASLRLKWLPQTQFAGFYYALAKGYYKEEGIDLTINPGGPNLLTENLVATGADTFGLSGGTDSVMAAIDKGMPIVSVGVAHQITPFVFVTKKDGPKTLKEFEGKKVTAWFTGAQYVLFGMLANQGVDRAKVDVQPQQVSVTPFVNGEVDVVTATWYNELYTIRQRVGEQNLRLFKAEDYGITFPRDTLIVSTKTAQEKPELVTAFLRASIRGWREAMAHPKEAVDVVMKVAPTLDRAHQEFMLTEAYRLMTAGKAGTEGLFWIDPAAMQKAEEFLRTNKVISKPVDVSKAFDSRFLQAIPVAERRP, from the coding sequence ATGAAGACCAAGCGCTTGTTTACCCTGCTGGCGTGGGCAGCCACGTTCGGACTCGCTGCGCCCGCCCTGGCCGCGCCCGCCGCCAAGGAACCGGTCAAGGCCTCGCTGCGGCTGAAGTGGCTGCCGCAGACGCAGTTCGCCGGCTTCTACTACGCGCTCGCCAAGGGCTACTACAAGGAAGAAGGCATCGACCTGACCATCAATCCCGGCGGCCCCAACCTGCTGACGGAGAACCTGGTGGCCACCGGCGCCGACACCTTCGGCCTGTCCGGCGGCACCGACAGCGTCATGGCCGCGATCGACAAGGGCATGCCCATCGTTTCGGTGGGCGTCGCGCACCAGATCACGCCGTTCGTGTTCGTCACCAAGAAAGACGGACCGAAGACATTGAAAGAATTCGAGGGCAAGAAGGTCACCGCCTGGTTCACCGGCGCCCAGTACGTACTGTTCGGGATGCTGGCCAACCAGGGTGTCGATCGCGCCAAGGTCGATGTCCAGCCGCAGCAGGTCAGCGTCACGCCCTTCGTCAACGGCGAGGTCGATGTGGTGACCGCCACCTGGTACAACGAGCTCTATACCATCCGCCAGCGCGTGGGCGAGCAGAACCTGCGCCTGTTCAAGGCGGAGGACTACGGCATCACCTTCCCGCGCGACACGCTGATCGTGTCCACCAAGACGGCGCAGGAAAAACCCGAGCTTGTCACGGCCTTCCTGCGCGCGTCGATCCGCGGCTGGCGCGAGGCCATGGCCCACCCGAAGGAAGCGGTTGACGTCGTGATGAAGGTGGCGCCCACGCTGGACCGCGCGCACCAGGAATTCATGCTGACCGAGGCCTATCGCCTGATGACGGCGGGCAAGGCCGGCACCGAAGGCCTGTTCTGGATCGATCCGGCGGCGATGCAGAAGGCGGAGGAATTTCTGCGCACCAATAAGGTGATCAGCAAGCCGGTGGACGTCTCCAAGGCCTTCGACAGCCGCTTCCTGCAGGCCATCCCGGTGGCGGAGCGGCGGCCATGA
- a CDS encoding TauD/TfdA dioxygenase family protein, whose amino-acid sequence MLQTRPLHAGFGIEVLGLDLSKPDSDAAVDELVRQVDRHSLILVRGQALSNQRHVDVSRRFGDLMTHVLKQFLTTGLPEIYVLSNVTEDGKPIGNHKEGWNWHSDLSYVAEPSMGSLLYAVEVPPEGADTLFASMHLAYEALPARTQARIRNLTATHSYAGYYGKAFADRAPLTEEQKARTPDVVHPVVRTHPVTGRLSLYVGQDIVKQINDLPPDEAETLLAELNRHAISDEFVYRHTWQQGDLIIWDNRCTMHCATPYEDTRYRRIMHRTTVAGTRPF is encoded by the coding sequence ATGCTACAGACGCGCCCACTGCATGCGGGATTCGGCATCGAAGTGCTCGGCCTGGACCTGTCCAAGCCGGACAGCGACGCCGCCGTGGACGAACTGGTGCGGCAGGTCGACCGCCACTCCCTGATCCTGGTGCGCGGGCAGGCGTTGAGCAACCAGCGCCATGTCGACGTCAGCCGCCGCTTCGGCGACCTGATGACCCACGTCCTGAAGCAGTTCCTGACCACGGGACTGCCCGAAATCTATGTGCTGTCCAACGTGACCGAGGACGGCAAGCCCATCGGCAATCACAAGGAAGGCTGGAACTGGCACTCCGATCTCTCGTATGTGGCCGAACCCAGCATGGGCTCGCTGCTCTACGCGGTGGAAGTGCCGCCGGAAGGCGCGGACACGCTGTTCGCCAGCATGCACCTTGCCTACGAGGCGCTGCCCGCCAGGACCCAGGCGCGCATCCGCAACCTGACCGCCACGCACTCCTACGCCGGCTACTACGGCAAGGCCTTCGCCGACCGCGCGCCCTTGACCGAGGAACAGAAGGCGCGGACGCCCGACGTCGTCCATCCGGTGGTGCGCACGCATCCCGTGACGGGCCGCCTGTCGCTGTACGTCGGCCAGGACATCGTCAAGCAGATCAATGACCTGCCGCCCGACGAAGCCGAGACCCTCCTCGCGGAACTCAACCGGCACGCCATTTCCGATGAATTCGTCTATCGCCACACGTGGCAGCAAGGCGACCTGATCATCTGGGACAACCGCTGCACCATGCATTGCGCCACGCCTTACGAAGACACCCGGTACCGACGCATCATGCACCGGACAACGGTCGCGGGCACGCGGCCTTTTTGA
- a CDS encoding class II aldolase/adducin family protein has translation MSGGHATRTGASLPPCPAGMPAAEWEARVALAACYRLVAALKIDDLIYNHISLRLPGADDRFLINPYGMLFEEITASSLVLIDTHGRKLRDTPYDVNVAAFVIHGAIHQARHDAMCVLHTHSDASVAVSAQRDGLLPLSQFAMRFHGHQAFHDYEGVAIDLDEQQRLVADLGAHPVMLMRNHGLLTLGRTPGEAFMLLYYFERAARIQLAMQAAVAGGAGPIVVPDADVCEKAARQFWHNEGDILVAGEREWPALVRQLDRTDPSYKQ, from the coding sequence ATGAGCGGCGGCCACGCAACCCGCACCGGCGCCTCGCTGCCGCCCTGCCCCGCCGGCATGCCCGCCGCGGAATGGGAAGCCCGCGTGGCGCTGGCCGCGTGCTACCGGCTGGTCGCGGCATTGAAGATCGACGACCTGATTTACAACCACATCAGCCTGCGGCTGCCGGGCGCGGACGACCGCTTCCTGATCAACCCCTACGGCATGCTGTTCGAGGAAATCACCGCGTCCAGCCTGGTGCTGATCGACACGCATGGCCGCAAGCTGCGCGACACGCCGTACGACGTCAACGTGGCAGCGTTCGTGATCCACGGCGCGATCCACCAGGCCCGCCACGATGCGATGTGCGTGCTGCACACGCATTCCGACGCCAGCGTGGCGGTATCGGCCCAGCGCGACGGCCTGCTGCCGCTATCGCAGTTCGCCATGCGCTTCCACGGGCACCAGGCCTTCCACGATTACGAAGGCGTGGCCATCGACCTGGACGAACAGCAGCGATTGGTGGCCGACCTCGGCGCGCATCCCGTCATGCTGATGCGCAACCATGGCCTGCTGACGCTGGGACGCACGCCAGGCGAAGCCTTCATGCTGCTGTACTACTTCGAACGCGCCGCGCGTATCCAGCTCGCCATGCAGGCCGCCGTGGCGGGGGGCGCCGGGCCCATCGTCGTGCCGGACGCAGACGTATGCGAGAAGGCCGCGCGCCAGTTCTGGCACAACGAAGGCGACATCCTGGTGGCCGGCGAGCGCGAATGGCCGGCGCTGGTGCGGCAGCTGGATCGCACCGATCCCTCATACAAGCAATAG